A portion of the Deinococcus peraridilitoris DSM 19664 genome contains these proteins:
- a CDS encoding argininosuccinate synthase has protein sequence MTKKIVLAYSGGLDTSIILKWLQTERGYEVVTFTADIGQGDEVEEARVKALNTGAVNAYALDLREEFVSDFVFPMMRSAAVYEGYYLLGTSIARPLIAKHLVEIAKKEGAEAISHGATGKGNDQVRFELTALALEPEIKTVAPWREWSFQGRADLEDFARENDIPVPTTKKDPWSTDANLLHISFEGGILEDPWMEPPAHMFKLTVGPEEAPDEAEYVEVEFENGDPVAINGERLSPADLLAQANAVAGRHGVGRLDLVENRFVGMKSRGVYETPGGTLLYHARRAVESLTLDREVLHQRDALGPKYAELIYNGFWYAPEREALQAYFDFVARSVTGTARLKLYKGNVIVAGRKAPKSLYDKDLVTFEAGGDYNQADAAAFIKLNALRLRVRTRAEQKAEGKTPVKAGD, from the coding sequence ATGACCAAAAAAATCGTGCTGGCGTACAGCGGTGGCCTCGACACCTCCATCATCCTGAAGTGGCTCCAGACCGAGCGCGGTTACGAGGTCGTGACCTTCACCGCCGACATCGGTCAGGGCGACGAGGTCGAGGAAGCGCGTGTCAAGGCCCTGAACACCGGCGCCGTGAACGCCTACGCCCTTGATCTGCGCGAGGAATTCGTTTCGGACTTCGTGTTTCCCATGATGCGCTCGGCCGCGGTGTACGAGGGCTATTACCTGCTCGGGACCAGCATCGCGCGCCCATTGATCGCCAAGCACCTCGTGGAGATCGCCAAAAAAGAAGGCGCGGAGGCCATCAGCCACGGCGCCACTGGCAAGGGCAACGACCAGGTGCGCTTTGAGCTGACCGCCCTGGCGCTCGAACCCGAAATCAAGACCGTCGCTCCCTGGCGTGAGTGGAGCTTCCAGGGCCGCGCCGACCTCGAAGACTTCGCGCGCGAGAACGACATTCCGGTGCCCACCACCAAAAAAGACCCCTGGAGCACCGACGCCAACCTGCTGCACATCAGCTTCGAGGGCGGCATCCTGGAAGATCCCTGGATGGAACCACCTGCCCACATGTTCAAGCTCACCGTCGGCCCCGAAGAGGCCCCCGACGAGGCCGAGTACGTCGAGGTGGAGTTCGAGAACGGAGACCCCGTCGCCATCAACGGCGAGCGCCTCTCGCCCGCCGACCTGCTCGCGCAGGCCAACGCGGTCGCCGGTCGTCACGGTGTGGGGCGCCTTGACCTGGTCGAGAACCGCTTTGTCGGCATGAAGTCGCGCGGCGTCTACGAGACGCCCGGCGGCACGCTGCTCTACCACGCCCGCCGCGCCGTCGAGAGCCTCACCCTCGACCGTGAGGTGCTGCACCAGCGCGACGCCCTGGGCCCCAAGTACGCCGAGCTGATCTACAACGGCTTTTGGTACGCGCCCGAACGCGAAGCGCTGCAGGCCTACTTCGACTTCGTGGCGCGAAGCGTCACCGGCACCGCCCGTCTGAAGCTCTACAAGGGCAACGTGATCGTTGCGGGCCGCAAAGCCCCGAAGAGCCTGTACGACAAGGACCTCGTCACCTTCGAAGCGGGCGGCGATTACAACCAGGCCGACGCCGCGGCCTTTATCAAGCTGAATGCCCTGCGCCTGCGCGTGCGCACCCGTGCCGAACAGAAGGCGGAGGGCAAAACGCCCGTTAAGGCCGGTGACTGA
- a CDS encoding GNAT family N-acetyltransferase has product MARVRRAGSEDAGLMAALTRQCWAGSVPGDSSAHFEDETRVLSDLASGGGLILEHGVIAVASLRWRDLPPGASGPGRATPRLWEVCRLGVLPHHRQHGHGERLMREVEALAASGGVPEVRLAVRRDASVKLVQFYQRLGYTIDPALVYSHANPQNPTPIVMRKELLHAMGVSA; this is encoded by the coding sequence ATGGCGCGGGTGCGGCGTGCCGGCAGCGAGGACGCGGGCCTGATGGCCGCGCTGACCCGTCAGTGCTGGGCGGGCAGCGTGCCGGGCGACTCCAGCGCGCACTTCGAAGACGAAACGCGCGTGCTGAGCGACCTGGCCAGTGGCGGCGGCCTGATCCTGGAGCACGGGGTGATTGCCGTGGCCTCGCTGCGCTGGCGTGACCTGCCTCCAGGGGCCAGCGGACCGGGCCGGGCCACGCCGCGCCTGTGGGAAGTGTGCCGCCTGGGCGTGCTGCCGCACCACCGCCAGCACGGTCACGGCGAGCGCCTGATGCGTGAAGTCGAAGCGCTCGCGGCGAGCGGCGGCGTCCCGGAAGTGCGCCTCGCCGTGCGCCGCGACGCCAGCGTGAAGCTCGTGCAGTTCTACCAGCGCCTCGGCTATACCATCGACCCGGCGCTGGTCTACAGCCACGCCAACCCCCAGAACCCCACGCCCATTGTGATGCGCAAGGAGCTGCTGCACGCCATGGGAGTGAGCGCTTGA
- a CDS encoding GNAT family N-acetyltransferase, whose product MGTASCIAKSQVLHAGYVLRLAAVADADTIAFQRAAMFAEMGTSYSEEHTTQFAPWIRDRLSGGTYLGLLIEHAGQVVAGAGLMFLDWPPSHLDPGSRRAYLLNVYTEPKHRGCGLARALTQAAIHETRARGIAVLALHASEAGRPLYTKLGFQATNEMRFLTSVQGS is encoded by the coding sequence ATGGGCACCGCGAGCTGCATCGCCAAATCACAGGTGCTTCACGCCGGGTACGTACTCCGGCTTGCCGCCGTCGCCGATGCGGACACCATTGCTTTCCAGCGGGCCGCGATGTTTGCCGAAATGGGCACCTCGTACAGTGAGGAGCACACCACGCAGTTCGCGCCCTGGATTCGGGACCGCCTGTCGGGCGGCACCTACCTGGGCCTGCTGATCGAGCATGCCGGACAGGTGGTTGCGGGAGCTGGCCTGATGTTTCTGGACTGGCCGCCCAGCCATCTGGACCCTGGCAGCCGGCGCGCATACCTGCTCAACGTCTATACCGAGCCGAAGCACCGCGGGTGTGGCCTCGCGCGGGCGCTCACGCAGGCCGCCATCCACGAAACACGGGCCCGAGGCATTGCCGTGCTGGCCCTGCATGCCAGTGAAGCGGGCCGACCCCTTTATACGAAGCTGGGCTTTCAGGCCACCAACGAAATGCGCTTTCTCACTTCCGTGCAGGGCAGTTGA